One Paraburkholderia caffeinilytica DNA segment encodes these proteins:
- a CDS encoding response regulator transcription factor — MRIAILQRDPVMRQSIEKVLMSASHTCMVYDDGLTMSKALARSTVDMLVLDWQGTRLSGSEVLRSVRAVGGDRLPVLFASAETSEDSVVRAFASGADDYVGLPLRPGEFRERVAALLRRAYPDRFSAASFDVGPYHFDMSRRPQSLIQQGLFNSCSKFVQNSQCRFAVRGRIAPQNTETPGGARGRTTDQDAT; from the coding sequence TATGAGCGCCAGCCATACGTGTATGGTCTACGACGACGGTCTGACCATGTCGAAAGCGCTCGCCCGTTCCACCGTGGACATGCTGGTGCTGGACTGGCAAGGCACTCGCCTGTCCGGCTCCGAAGTCCTGAGGTCGGTGCGCGCGGTCGGCGGCGACCGCCTGCCGGTCCTGTTCGCTTCGGCCGAGACGTCCGAGGATAGCGTCGTGCGCGCCTTTGCCAGCGGAGCAGACGACTATGTCGGGCTGCCGCTGCGTCCGGGCGAGTTCCGCGAGCGTGTCGCGGCATTGCTGCGTCGTGCTTATCCGGATCGCTTCAGCGCCGCGAGTTTCGATGTCGGCCCGTACCATTTCGACATGTCCCGTCGCCCGCAAAGCCTTATCCAGCAAGGGTTGTTCAATAGTTGTTCAAAATTCGTTCAAAACTCCCAGTGCCGATTCGCCGTGCGCGGTAGGATAGCGCCACAAAACACAGAAACTCCCGGGGGAGCACGTGGGCGCACAACTGATCAAGATGCAACGTAG
- a CDS encoding phage integrase central domain-containing protein: MHEPRPGYYTWRDPRDGKTYVLGRIDLALAIFEAQEANAKAVAGKVTRSLSERLDTPRETIGDLLDKMPVGKAKPETVRHRKYVDSAIRDEIGKVPCAALTTKHVADMLEKVEARGKMQWAVHIRSRMRAVCRRGMALGWMDRNPADATDKAKVTVKRRRLTFEEFQAIYEKAPQVALWLQNAMLLALVSGQDRSTVARWERSFQQDGHAVLTRGKTGVRIAIPVELRMDVLGMSLSDVIARCRSTGIVSKYLIHHIRPNVNAPKGAAIKIKTFTSKFKEARDLAGITGDDAPTFHEMRSLTKRLYMEQGGVDTKALLGHMTDVIADLYANSRGLEPLKVRISTR; the protein is encoded by the coding sequence ATGCACGAACCACGCCCCGGCTACTACACCTGGCGCGACCCGCGTGACGGGAAGACGTATGTCCTCGGGCGCATCGATCTCGCACTCGCGATCTTTGAAGCGCAGGAGGCGAACGCCAAGGCAGTAGCCGGCAAGGTGACAAGAAGCCTGAGTGAGCGGCTGGACACGCCGCGAGAGACTATCGGCGATCTATTGGACAAGATGCCCGTTGGCAAGGCGAAGCCCGAGACGGTGCGCCACAGGAAGTATGTGGATTCCGCGATTCGCGACGAGATCGGGAAAGTCCCGTGCGCAGCCCTGACGACGAAACACGTCGCCGACATGCTGGAGAAGGTCGAAGCTCGCGGCAAAATGCAATGGGCTGTTCACATCCGCAGTCGCATGCGCGCCGTGTGTCGCCGGGGCATGGCACTTGGCTGGATGGACAGGAACCCCGCCGACGCGACCGACAAGGCAAAGGTTACGGTGAAGCGCCGACGACTGACGTTCGAGGAATTCCAGGCGATCTACGAGAAGGCGCCGCAGGTAGCGCTGTGGCTGCAAAATGCGATGCTGCTGGCGCTCGTTTCCGGGCAGGACCGTTCCACGGTAGCACGCTGGGAGCGCAGCTTCCAACAGGACGGCCATGCAGTGCTAACGCGCGGCAAAACAGGCGTGCGCATCGCGATCCCGGTTGAACTGCGCATGGACGTGCTCGGGATGTCGCTCTCCGACGTAATCGCGCGCTGCAGGTCCACAGGGATCGTCAGCAAATACCTGATCCACCACATCAGGCCAAACGTAAACGCGCCCAAAGGAGCGGCGATCAAGATAAAGACCTTCACGTCGAAGTTCAAGGAAGCACGCGACCTTGCCGGCATCACGGGCGACGACGCGCCGACCTTCCACGAAATGCGCAGTCTGACGAAACGACTTTACATGGAACAGGGCGGCGTCGACACCAAAGCGCTACTCGGGCATATGACAGACGTGATTGCTGACCTGTATGCAAATTCGCGTGGCCTTGAACCTCTGAAGGTGAGAATCAGCACAAGGTGA
- a CDS encoding excisionase, which translates to MKVRLDEWLKREFDPPPAIRTARLWINAGKIFPTPVKVGRSYYVEQNAVFQDGTVRPRLAQRIPQ; encoded by the coding sequence ATGAAAGTCAGGTTGGATGAGTGGTTGAAACGCGAGTTCGATCCGCCGCCGGCGATCCGCACCGCGCGCCTTTGGATCAACGCAGGGAAAATCTTTCCCACGCCGGTGAAGGTCGGCCGCTCTTACTACGTCGAACAGAACGCCGTCTTTCAGGACGGCACGGTTCGCCCACGCCTTGCGCAACGAATTCCTCAATAA
- a CDS encoding PRTRC system ThiF family protein translates to MTHITPAHFLDRRVNIALIGCGGNGSQMLTGLARLNHALTALGHPGLHVTAFDGDTVSEANIGRQMFSPADIGMHKSIVLVHRLNAFFGLDWHARPIHASTSELVHLGAGIAILCVDSAAARAKLATTIGKTAAYVMDLGNRASDGQVIFGSRPTAAREGSTPLRWPYDVLPELIDTTVPEDDAPSCGLAEALERQELFINQAIVTPALGILWEFFRHGRLSWCGAFVNLKTGHVRPLAVDSLPGHAEVTNAA, encoded by the coding sequence ATGACGCACATCACGCCCGCGCATTTTCTCGATCGGCGCGTGAACATCGCGCTGATCGGCTGCGGTGGCAATGGCTCGCAAATGCTGACAGGCCTCGCGCGACTCAATCATGCGCTGACCGCCCTCGGGCATCCGGGCTTGCACGTCACCGCGTTCGACGGCGATACGGTCAGCGAAGCGAACATCGGCCGTCAGATGTTCAGTCCAGCCGACATCGGCATGCACAAGAGCATCGTGCTGGTTCACCGACTCAACGCGTTCTTTGGTCTCGACTGGCATGCTCGCCCGATCCATGCGAGTACCAGCGAACTCGTGCATCTGGGCGCGGGCATCGCGATTCTGTGCGTCGACAGCGCAGCTGCTCGAGCAAAGCTTGCAACAACAATCGGGAAGACCGCGGCGTATGTGATGGATCTAGGCAATCGCGCCAGCGACGGGCAGGTCATCTTCGGATCGAGGCCAACCGCGGCGCGCGAAGGCAGCACGCCACTGCGCTGGCCATACGACGTGCTGCCCGAGCTGATCGACACAACGGTTCCGGAAGACGATGCGCCCAGTTGCGGCCTCGCCGAAGCGCTCGAGCGGCAGGAGCTTTTCATCAACCAGGCGATCGTGACGCCGGCGCTCGGGATCCTGTGGGAGTTTTTCCGACACGGTCGGCTCAGCTGGTGCGGCGCGTTCGTCAACCTGAAAACCGGGCACGTTCGGCCGCTGGCCGTGGATAGCTTGCCTGGGCACGCCGAGGTGACAAATGCCGCTTGA
- a CDS encoding PRTRC system protein A has translation MEKLLTLFQDATQAGLRDIATALDRFSQGVADEIARAKPRAIAAAEDDEAFPLDVALFDSAPTVAVPKHAQFAPLLDVGHRFLMTAEGVFVEVRRPWLHVIQQLAKHSETGPRPPYGVVTPKIELAFGRLGVALPFVQAFAEEAQSALPNEHAAWMVWDKEKQALTYKPLHVSSTSPDEIKFDRPVLEPHESLAIDLHSHGAAPAYFSPKDDKDDAGEVKISAVLGGLGDGGTPSVAFRLCVLGMVIPLKVPVSAVFKVPEPA, from the coding sequence ATGGAAAAACTACTCACCCTGTTTCAAGACGCAACGCAGGCAGGCCTGCGCGACATCGCAACTGCACTCGACCGGTTTTCGCAAGGCGTCGCCGACGAGATCGCGCGCGCCAAACCGCGTGCGATCGCCGCGGCAGAAGACGACGAGGCGTTCCCGCTCGACGTCGCGCTGTTCGATAGCGCCCCGACGGTCGCCGTGCCGAAGCACGCACAGTTCGCTCCGCTGCTCGACGTCGGCCACCGCTTCCTGATGACCGCCGAGGGCGTGTTCGTCGAGGTGCGCCGGCCGTGGCTCCATGTGATCCAGCAATTGGCGAAGCACAGCGAGACTGGCCCGCGCCCGCCATATGGCGTGGTCACGCCGAAGATCGAACTCGCGTTTGGTCGGCTCGGCGTCGCGCTGCCGTTCGTGCAGGCGTTCGCGGAGGAAGCACAAAGCGCCCTGCCGAACGAGCATGCCGCGTGGATGGTGTGGGATAAGGAAAAGCAGGCACTCACCTATAAGCCGCTTCATGTTTCGTCCACGTCGCCCGACGAGATCAAGTTCGACCGACCGGTGCTGGAGCCGCACGAATCGCTCGCGATCGACCTCCATAGCCATGGCGCCGCGCCCGCGTACTTCAGCCCAAAGGACGATAAAGACGATGCCGGCGAAGTGAAGATCTCGGCGGTGCTTGGCGGCCTCGGGGATGGCGGAACGCCGAGCGTCGCGTTCCGTCTCTGCGTGCTCGGCATGGTCATTCCGCTGAAAGTGCCGGTGTCCGCCGTATTCAAGGTTCCGGAGCCGGCATGA
- a CDS encoding PRTRC system protein B — protein MIAQDNDVELQLDSALLFYRSEGTQYVYATQHSARVVNGLPTLLPGVPITLDQLAEIAEIAARKTSYRGFVHERVVYFAPNMLAWWIPACTRRVWFKSTDKIGERAGDARHPPLVFIVNRDSWSIFALRDNERPGPTTKLYTAPYYNVWENGEICVGNVTTPDAVNTASIKPFEDAFFRSRFTHPNNERLIHRRGGAERLWLDLLDGAEFPLDRLIDTKRTLADVIDNITTLD, from the coding sequence GTGATCGCCCAGGACAACGACGTGGAGCTGCAGCTCGACAGCGCGCTGCTGTTCTACCGCTCGGAAGGCACCCAGTATGTCTACGCGACGCAGCACTCAGCCCGGGTCGTCAACGGCCTTCCGACGTTGCTACCCGGCGTGCCGATCACACTTGACCAGTTGGCTGAGATAGCCGAGATCGCCGCCCGCAAAACCAGCTATCGCGGTTTCGTGCACGAGCGTGTCGTCTATTTCGCCCCGAACATGCTGGCGTGGTGGATTCCCGCCTGCACGCGCCGCGTGTGGTTCAAGTCGACCGACAAGATCGGCGAGCGTGCCGGCGACGCCAGACATCCGCCGCTGGTGTTCATTGTCAACCGTGACAGCTGGTCGATTTTCGCGCTGCGCGACAACGAGCGGCCGGGCCCGACGACGAAGCTGTACACCGCGCCCTATTACAACGTCTGGGAAAACGGCGAGATCTGCGTCGGCAATGTCACGACTCCAGACGCCGTCAATACGGCCAGCATCAAGCCGTTCGAGGATGCATTTTTCCGCAGCCGCTTTACCCACCCCAATAACGAACGACTTATCCACAGACGCGGCGGCGCTGAGCGTCTTTGGCTCGACCTGCTCGACGGCGCCGAATTTCCCCTTGACCGCCTGATCGACACGAAGCGAACGCTCGCGGACGTGATCGACAACATCACCACTCTGGACTGA
- a CDS encoding PRTRC system protein F → MSFSPIALPSLTDIPGVYTISSGESLTYPLARSLLESGVIEAEDVARRPRSELALATTALTRRWNRITHGMHLFDWNLQLEQALDGYFPDSLKRTDQLWAMVQTTNGPISCPQVCVGGAITVLEQLREGLGQTLLAALYDACSMLPTICTPAYALGIAQYTYWYGESDESVAIEEAMSLHDCQSREELIETFDFFTRDKFFRGMPEWAASPKRVLSRAQVKRAAGRDEFAAEVVAAMDTVWNIARFYGPFADVGTGGAGLDAIDLALVVRWTEDDVVGRVVDDFLQYIADGEFLSAASATPLAIVGGDIATWLKQMEATALLAKAVEHLLGILGREEYQAKTLVRVFA, encoded by the coding sequence ATGAGTTTCTCGCCGATTGCCCTGCCTTCCCTCACCGATATTCCGGGCGTGTACACGATCAGTTCGGGCGAGTCGCTTACATACCCGCTCGCCAGGTCGCTTCTCGAGTCCGGCGTGATCGAGGCCGAAGATGTCGCGCGCCGGCCCCGCTCGGAACTCGCACTCGCGACGACCGCGCTCACCCGCCGCTGGAATCGCATTACCCACGGTATGCACCTGTTCGACTGGAATCTCCAGCTCGAACAGGCGCTCGATGGGTATTTCCCCGACTCGCTCAAACGGACTGATCAGTTGTGGGCAATGGTGCAGACCACGAATGGCCCAATCTCGTGCCCTCAAGTTTGCGTTGGCGGTGCGATCACTGTGCTGGAACAGTTGCGCGAAGGGCTGGGCCAGACGTTACTTGCCGCGCTCTATGACGCATGCAGCATGCTGCCGACCATCTGCACGCCCGCTTACGCCCTCGGCATCGCCCAATACACCTACTGGTACGGCGAGTCCGACGAGTCTGTCGCGATAGAGGAAGCGATGAGCCTGCACGACTGTCAGTCCCGCGAAGAACTGATTGAGACGTTCGATTTCTTCACGCGAGACAAGTTCTTCCGCGGCATGCCAGAGTGGGCGGCATCGCCGAAGCGTGTTCTTTCGCGTGCCCAGGTCAAACGCGCCGCAGGTCGCGATGAATTCGCTGCCGAGGTGGTCGCGGCGATGGACACCGTCTGGAACATTGCGCGTTTCTACGGGCCGTTCGCGGATGTCGGAACCGGCGGTGCCGGTCTCGATGCCATTGACCTTGCCCTCGTCGTGCGGTGGACCGAAGACGACGTTGTCGGCCGCGTGGTCGATGATTTCCTGCAATACATAGCCGACGGCGAGTTTCTCAGCGCAGCATCCGCGACACCGCTTGCCATCGTCGGCGGCGACATCGCGACATGGCTTAAGCAGATGGAAGCAACTGCGCTTCTGGCCAAGGCTGTCGAGCACCTTCTCGGCATACTTGGCCGCGAAGAATACCAGGCAAAAACACTTGTGCGGGTGTTCGCATGA